The Rhipicephalus microplus isolate Deutch F79 chromosome 4, USDA_Rmic, whole genome shotgun sequence sequence TGCGTAGCCTTCGAGTATTCGCATAAACGCGCTAGTTCTTGAAATTGCCTCGCTAAAACACGCTATGCAGGTGTCATGTCGGGTAACAAACTCTGTTAACATACATAATACGACATCGTGACAGATTAAAGTTGCGGCCCGGTGTCACACAATCCGTATTACGCGGctagtgggtcatccaatgcttcCGACCCATTATAAAAGGCTCAGCCACAATTCGTCACCCTCATCAGCCACAGCACAGAGTGCGTATGATGCCTTACATATGTTTAAGTGAGTACATTTCTAATCCACAGAATAGTGAACAGTGATATATTGGGTATTTTCCTACCTTCTGAAAGTTACGGTGGTTTATGACATATTGGGTACCTTCAATGTGTACTTGTATTAGTTGCCCCTAATCTACAAGTGGCTCTAGAAAAAGACGCTGTTCCAGCTGCGATGCGTGTCACTGCCGTCACTGCGTGTTTCGCCCATGCATGCGTGTTTCGCCGTCACTGCGATGCGTGTTCTGctcaggcctggcattttttttcaaatctacATAAGATATAcgtttgcacccccccccccctcatccgtCTGTGTGTTCGCTATCCGTGCTTGAAGGTTTGTCGCTAATTCATGTATTATAAAGCATCGCACACAGAACATTCGACGACCCGGATGGCCTTGTACACCTGTTGCCTCGTCCATCACCACCTTCTCATGTGTCCGTAGGGTGTCTCCGCTCTGCGTGCCTCGCTGCCTTTTCACGTCCTGTCCGCCGTCAATCCGCTCACGTGGCACATGCCCACGACATTCGCTTCCTCTTCATCGCAAACCTGTTCTGCCTTCATCGCTTTGAAATCCCTTGTCAAGTGGCTTTTGCGGGCGCAGTACACGCCTCTGCTCATCACCTGCAGTGTACCCAAGACCTCGCTACACCGTCCTCACCCCATCTGTTTTGGACGTGCATCTATAGCCTCCGATCTGACGTTGTTTGccctttgtttgtttctttctttcgccctCTCCCACGTGACGTTCTCACCGGCGACGAAGAAGCTGCGGAAGGCGTTGAACTAGAGGAACGGCTCGAAGACGGCGATGTCGAAGAGGACACGGAGCCCCTCGGCGTTGTCCAGGGCACGCAAGAGCACTTCGCTGAAAACGGTACAGGCTCCGCGGTAATCTAATCACTACATATCAATACAAGGTTACGCTGCATATAAGTTCCGGCGTACTAATGCAATCTCTGCACTCGCATCCTACACGAAATGCTACAGACAGAAATCAAATGTACGGCAATGGCACCATGCCTGCTGCATCATGGACATAAAATTTGTAGGTTCCAAAACTTCAGTATGAATTAGCATTTGTTGAGTGAAAATAAGTCTTTACTTGTATTATGTATTTGCGAggccgtaaagaaaaaaaattatttaagtTTTTAAGGTTACCGTGAGAGGAGAGcgaatggtgtttttttttttttttaccactgaCAGAATATCATTGTGGTAGCACTCTGTTCATATGCTTCGTACCCGTCTACACGTATGCTTATTATTCAATATCATGAATACCAGCTATGGGCTCCTGTAGTTAGCAATAATGCACAACTGTACCGATAGCACTATCGACACTGTCGATAGTTTCGAACTATTGATGGTAAAAAAACTATCAATAGGGCTATTGATAGTAAGTGTGACAGTATACAGCATCGATAGTACAAAACCAACCGCAACAGTGAACTCACTGCTGCGTAAATTTCGTTCTTTGGGTGCGTGATAAATGGTGGAGCAGGAGGAGCGGGCTCAAGGGCAAGAAAGTTGAGATACTCGTGTACTCTGTTCAGAATGTCTCGCTGACCAATGATAATTAGGGTGAAGTGCTTACCTGTGTAAAAGAAGCCGTTACAAATGGTGGGAATGGGAGGATCCAGGCCTATattggcttttttttatttgaaagtaAAATTATTAAGTACGTAGGAGCTGTTGAGGTTTTACAACCTAACATAAAAATATCAAGAACTAAGTTTAATTGTACGGTGAAATTGATTTCTTTTGAATATGAATTTTTAATGGATTCGATCGGGCATTTCCGTCATGAAAATAACTTATTTATTTCGCCAAAAATTCCTCATAAAGAAACTGAGTATTGCTAATAACAGGCCATCGTGAATGTTTGGCAATTTAGTCAGCCAACAATGGCATACTTAATTAGAGCCTCATCATTATCATTAGTTTTGCCTGTATTGATGCTACTGACGGTACTATTGATTGTGCCAAGGCTACTGCTATGTATAGTATGTCAATAGTAGTGATATGGACAGTTTTCTTACACCATCGATAATTTAAAAAGAACTATAGAAGTTCTCGATGCCCCTTTTACCATTAACTTTGCATCACTAGTACAcacggagaggaagaaaacaaCGTGgaactttgaaaatatgtttaacGATttaatttatatgtggagtttaacgtacaaataccaccatgattatgagagacgttgtagtggatggctctggaaattttaaccacctaggattctttaacgtgcactcatatcagagcacacgggcctgcagcattttcgcctccatcgaaaatacagccgccgccgccaggagtatttcccgtgacctgcgggtcagcagccgagtaccttagccactaggcctcCGCAGCGGGGCTGCAAATATGTTTATCGTCTAAAATATTATTCATTTGACCACACCCAATGAGGCAATGTTCGTAACGCCACGCACCATGCTATAAACCTTGTCCAGCCTGCTATTATCTTCGAAAATGCAGTGGCAACCTTCCAAGCTCTCAAGTTTCTTTGTTCAAAGGCCTGCCTACAGAAAGATGTATGCCGGCACAGCAGGTGAGCCCGTGTAAACACGCTTCTCTCTTCGCCGTTTACTCTGTCTGTTATGCGGCCATTAAAGTGTGTAGGTCCGCACGTATGACTCTAACGCATGCGTCCACGAGATACCAGGCTCGCTAACGAttccgcacgaaggtcacttctcAGCGAGCATCTGCGGAAATGTGCGTTCTCGCGTTACGATTCGCACGGAGTGCACGCCGGGTCGCAGCACTTTTCGTTGCCTTGGGGTGCGGGGAGCTGTCGAGTAAATGGGTGCTGTGTCGCAAAAACTGTTTCATTCGCAAAAGTGCATGAACTTTTGCGTAAGTGCCGATCGAGGACACCGAGAGTCCCCGGTAGTGGATCGTGACGTCACCCGCTGTGTTCGCACGCTGTACACGCCTTTGCGTATAGGGGTGGTGTATACCATTTTAATAATGTAATTTGAACCATTGTTCCCGGGGTATCTTTCGCACGCCGAGAGATGGTATCGATTTGATGCATGGTTGGTGGTAGCGCTTTATGCACACGGGGAAGAGCTGCATTACAGCGTTTCTTTGCGCCCGTGCCTTTTCCTAGGAAGTGTGTAAAATTGTTCTGGTAGAGGTGCATTTGTTTGTTCGCTTACGTGACCTCACGGGTGGCTGATGTTTAGCGGCGAATCGAGGCTCCTCTGTCTCCCTGCCGCGCACTTGTCGCAACCGCGTGTGTCTCTATCAAACAGATAGAAATTAACTGAGCTAATTACAACTTTTGATTTTGAATCTGAGTAATCATGTGCCCATGTAATTTTACAAGCCTTGCTTTGTTTCTTTGTAATATATTTTCATTTAGGCTATTGTCGTTACCAAGATTTTAActcggaaatgctgtaggcctgtgcgctcagattagggtgcacgttaaagaaccccaggtggtcgaaatttctggagctctccactaaggcgtctctcataatcatatggtggttttggagcgGTAAACCTtacttatcaatcaatcgagattttaactcggggggggggggggggcaggtgaaGTGCTCTCTTTGCACCCCTTGCTGGAGTCTATAATTTAGGCTGCGAGTGACATTTAGTAAAAGGAGCACTGAAACGCCCACTCAGCTGCTTAAATATTTCGTTTTACGTTTGTTTCAGGCTTATAATACAAGCATCAGCTCAGGGTTTGTCTGCTGGTCGGTATATATGGTATGCTATGAAGAACTTTATTAAGTCCGCTGGTCAGTGACAAGTGACAAGCCCAATTTATTTTAGTGTGATAAAACAAACGAACATGCAAACGCTCATTCAAATGCAAGCGCTGAAAAAGGGATGCTTTGTGAACAAGTACCTCAGGTGCCTCGTCTTCGTAAAAATTGAGAAGGCATATTCAAACAATGTAAAGGTAAACAGCGCTACATGGAATGCTCTGCGTAGTAGCTTAATTGTTCTTTGTGTGAAACAAGCAAGACTAACGCTGTGATAACATCGTTTTTCTGGAGCTTTACAGTATGCTTTTATTGTAAGTTTTTAACGAGCATAACTTAGTAGTCACTGTTTTGCTTCTGTGAGTAAAACATACTTTGACCCTAAAATAAAACCTTTCTTGCATCACTGCTACTAGCACACGTAACCATTACAAATCTTTCTGTTGCGATAACATTAGCCACAGTGATGGAGTATAGCGACAATGCTAGCATGCTCTCACAGCAACGTTACTTCGCGAAATTTATAAAGCTTTAGACttgaaagacaaagaaaaaagataagTGGTAGGCGGGCAGGTGTACGGATCCGAAGATAAATATAGAGTTGACTATTTCTCGTTGTTGAATAAGGAGAAATGATAGTAAGACGGAAAAGAATGGAAGGTAGTGAGAGCTGTATAAACATCAGCACCCACACACTCAAACACGGAAGTGTCATAGTCGTTCGACGACGCTGGTTGTTCGTAAAGAGACCTCGGTAGCGCCTTCGTTGCTCTCAGATATGAAACTCACACGTTCCAGCACTCTGAGATTGATTGCTCGAAAAGCAGCTGGTTGTCGACGCAGGCTACCACTGCTGAAAGGGCCTGTTTGTTAGCTGTGGAGGGGACAAAAGCAGAGGGATGGGTTGAATGTTTTCCTCGCGGTCGCAATGATCACTGACAGAACCGCCTGCCATTCCGATGCGGCAAGAAAAATCATTTGTAAAAGAAGATGAAATGCTCCCCTATATGCTCCCAGGAACAGAGAACAGCATAAAAATTTTCACAATTGACCTTTTCGTTAACGCAATAAATGAAAGTAAggtattgtgaaaaaaaaaataagagagcaACCCTCAAAGCCACTTGCAGCTATTTTGGAAAGTTGATTGTAGAAACGAAATTAATATTTTTTGTTAAACGCAACCTAATTAAATAAACAGAAAATCAAGTCTATGAAGGCATAGGGAACAGTTGTAGTTTTTCAGCTGTAGTGTAGTGCCATGACTGGAAAAGAAGTGGGTAAAAATTGACATGCCGCTCGCAGGAGCTGCACCGGCAACCTTCGATCGGATAAAGCCTCCGATCTTCTACCAAGTGACATACAGCGGTGGTCGATTCCCTATCCGCTCTATTTCGTATTTCGTGGGATCATAtgccggccgcattttcgatgtaggctaAAAATGCTCGAGGCCAGCGTGCTTAGATtttgttgcacgttaaagaaccccacgtggtcgaaattttcggagccctccactacggcatctctcacaaccatatcgaggttttgggacgttaagccccacgaattaataataataataataataataataataataataataataataataataatttctctGTTGGTTATCTTGGCAGCGTTAGCCGGTGCCACCTGTAGCCATAACAACGAGTGTAGAACAGTCTTTTTCCAGTTGGTGTGATGTAGAGAGTGCCCTTCCTTGTAATTTATGGAGTGAGAACAGTATGTTCCTATCACACATGTCATGCCACGCACCTGACGGTCCGCACTGGCCTCCTTCCTCGGCTCTTCACTTGACGGGCAGTTAAACCAGTTCGCCGGGAATGTGGCTATCTTTCAAGTGCGTATAATTAGCAACAAACGAAGACAAACAACCACGGCTCCAGCCTCAGTGCGGCTTGGTACCAATCCAGCATGCCAACAGGAAGACCTGTCTAGCTTCCTGACTAAACAGTCGCGAACATGCTGGAACGTCTGCGTTAGTTTTGAGGCTCTCAATACACTTCCCGCCCACGAACGGTCATTTTGTGGCACGTTTGGGCCTATGAACTGGCTCTGCGTAGGCGTTCTTCCGGCGTACATACGTGAGACAAGGACACATTCATGACATGAAACATGTGGCGCCCACTGTGCtagtaattaaaaaaaatgtttcgacCTGCCAACGCAATCATAACTGTAACGTAGCTGGCTGGGTCGTGAATTATTTTGTGTGAAGATATTTATAGCTGAGCACAGAGAAAATGCTATAGTGAAGTTAACTTTCTTTGTGAAGTTACAAGAGAAGTTATGTACCGGGCTTATAAACCGCAATAATTCCGCAACTAACCACTCTCTAAAGTGTTATACACTGCTCAACCACCTTCCGCCTTTTCTCCAGAGGAAATAACTTTTTGTCTCGTTTCCGTTTCAAGAGCTAAGGAGatacaaagttttttttatttctgatacAATGAACCATTACTACATCTTTCTGCCTCGGGCTGCTCTAGAAACTTCGTTTTCTATCAAGTATAAAAGTAAACAAATATTAACAAATTTATGTCAAAAACGACCATCTGCGTATTAGGTGCATCGCACCGATGGGCTCCGCATTAATTTTGGCAATCAGACGTTCTGTAACGGCCATCTCTGTCACAGTACACGAAGGCAACTGAATTTCGTTTCCATCGGAACGAGGCCGCACGACTGGGGTCGAACCCACGAGTCGGTGCCCAGCAGCGTAACGCCTTCAATTGGACTACAATACCGATTGCGGGTAAATTATGAAGGTAAAATCAAGGTTCATAATAGCGTATCTACAGTCGAGCACTTCTGCCTTGCTGTAATCCATAGACTTCGCTTTGATAGCGGGAATcaattgggaggggggggggggcaaaattcTTATTGCTTTAGCTCCAAGACCGGCCAAATATAGGCTATATTCAAAGCACACCGAAATGCTCTGGCATTGTTCCTCGTACAAGAAACAGTGACACGTAAGTTAATCGATTGTTTCTTCAAATCCACACTTGGAGTGTGTGGATGAGACAGCCGTACTGACGCAATAGCTGTATAAGTTACGGAAGGCCTACTTCCACCCGCAGCCGACACAGCAGCCAGCCTTCACGTCGTGAAATATTCATTGGCAAGTTTAGACGTATTGATGGATCGaggctgtataagcggcagctcATGTTCTGCGACGTATTTCAATGATCGGACGTGACACCAtacacgatataacggagctaTCATGTAGCGCCTTCTACGGATAACAGTATACGTATCTGTGTTCCTGCGTTGCAAAGCGGTCCGCATCGCCGGCGAGGTGTTAATCGACTATGTCGCAATCTCGTGGAAAACCCCTGAAATACAACAAACTGCTTCTCTACCACAGACACGCTATAGTCACTACACTTTATCAGTACGTAAACGGGATGGTCATGCATAATCTGGCATCGCATCCATCAGCATGCTGATGTATATTTCCATTATGAATCCACTTAAGTTCCTGCAAGTTGAAACACGGTTCTGTCTAAAACTTTCGCCAACGCCGCAGCGGCGGCAAGCAAAACACTGTCCTCTGGAGCGGTTACGGTACATGTGCATATCCTTCTGTATTTTATTGCAGGAAACATATCTTTGCCTTTTGTCAGATAAATTGCTTTCCCAACAACGAAGCCAAATATTCCCGCCATCATAATCAACAAAAACACAACTCTGCTCTCTGAAGCGTCTACGCAGTTATGTATGCTGAGCGAATTGCCTCGCAGGAGGGCATCGCTCTCTGCCTTTCTCTATTGCGCTCGTCACATGTTGTCCCTTTCCTTTTATTTTCTGGTATTTACCCTAGCCATTGAAGTCTGTGTTCTGAATTTCTTGTTTAACATTCATTATTTTTCTACTAAGTTCTCTCCATGGATGCTATTAATGTTGTGTCTTTAGTTTCCGAATGAGCAAATTTTCTGCTATACAGAATACGTTATtttgctctctcttttttttttcacagcaatCCTGGAGCTTCTTTCGCACGACATTGGCCAAGTGCGAATCCGTGGCGTCGAGACGGGACTGTTCGTCTGCATGGACGCCGAAGGCAGAGTATACGCCAAGGTAAATACAGCGAACGCGAATCCGTTAGAAATGGTGTGTGCTTTTCTACGCCCACGTGTGCAGTCAGCTAGGGACGTGCTCAACCTTTTCCGCACCCTCTTCCTACACACAAAAATAGAGTGAAGGAAGCTCGGCAGAGAACCGTCCTTCGACACGCTGTCAGTGTTCCTGGCTCTCTCTGGATGTATAAATGTGTTTCTTTGTCTGTCCGAGCGAGCATTTGACTTGGCAGCAAACCGTAGGAATCGTTTGCATATGCTATCACCGGACAGAACGCATCccggaaaaaaaaatgtgtcgcTGAAATGGAGGGTTTATTCAGGGCGAGTGATCCAGTTAGCCACATTAGCAGCGAGTTTCCTCTCGCAAAATGGCATTACAAACCTTCCAAGTTCTTGCCATTGAGGCGGTCGGACATTCTTCACGTTTAGCTAGTGTGAGTGCACAAATTTAGAAGTGCAAGTTCACGCTATAGTTTAATTGTATTTTGCGTGAAACACTGAAATCGAGAGAACAAAAAatgcaccatatccacggagcgaatgatgatgagtggggcgaagtgtccatccgtccgtctgtacgtgtgtccatccgtacgtctgtccgAACAGACGGACCGAGGCACGAATGCGCGGACCAGAACTGAAGGAAGCACGTACGTACGTATGAACGGATATAGGCACAGATGGGcgtgtggcatacttttcttcttgttctggcaagacacacttgggacataagctagtagtgagaaagaagtagttggaacaatggcggagatgcatcaatgaaccgcgctgtgttttcggaaccgcgtttcagagcGCTAtacttattattattactacGAACGCGACCTTCCATGGAGCAGCGTGAGCATCTCGACAGCTTCGCCCTTggtaccgctgccactgcaccaggccatgtaccctcttcgggtgttgttggaggtactactaccatgacgctaccacagctgtggcttgccgatccctccttatggttcattcaagtcgagaacaagttccgcattcatcgcatcacgtccgggtcaccaataagtatagcactctgaaacgcggttccgaaaacacagcgcggtttattaatgcatctccgccattgttccaactacttcttctttctcctcagcagactacccactacaaGCTTATGTCCCAAgcgtgtcgtgccagaagaagaaaagtatgccacagccGGATGGACGGAGGGAGGGATAtaagcacggacggacgtatggacataGGGATGTaagcatgaacgaacagacatatgtacagatggacgaacggaagacgaacggacgcatgcacggacgggtgaacagacggacgcacggacggttgtACACACGGACGGATGTACCCTTCGCCCTACTCTACTCATCATTGTTCGCTCTGTTTAAAACCAATAACGCCATCTttttatattattcccaaggacatatacacacaacgccatctattgagcaagtcataacctagcggtggctacatactacgtacggaggagggaacgaccaaaggcctaaggagcttcacccctaaaatgcaCTACTCGGGCTTTCTCGTGGCAGTAATAACAGAACAACCTTCTGGTAACTAACGGAGACTAGGGAGCCTTCCACGATATTTATCTCCATTGAACAATAACTCTGCCTTTAAGATTAAACTGCACTTTCAGAAAGAGTCTGGGATATCTCCTAACGCACGCGCATCTCCTTCCACCACCTACCTTTCCCTTATTGTTGCGCTGTTCCAGAAGAACCGTATGGACGAAGAGGGCATCTTCTACGAGATGTACGAGGGCGGCTACAACCTCTACCTGAGCAAGCTGAACAAGGACAAAGGCTGGTACCTGGGCATCAAGAAGTCGGGCGTGCCCAAACCGGGACCACGCACGGCGCGCGGACAGAAGGCCGTCCAGTTCCTTCCCAGGGCAGCCAAGCCACGCTCCTAGTCCTTCCACTCCCGCAACCGTGGTGTTTCATCGACCGCTTGAGGTGCCCACATCCCAATGTCGAATACCCCACCAAGAAATGGAAAACAAGACATAGCCTGGCACCAGCCACGCTGCTGCACGTGGATCGGTGAGCGCATGCGTGTGACACGTAGGTCAGTCGGAGTGGAATGTGATGATGTGGGATTCCGCGCGTGGGTGAAATCGAACGCAAGAGAGGTGTCAGAGATTGGTAGCAGTCACGGTTCGCCGAGCTCAAATGCTCTTATAGAATGGGCAAAGAATGTGAAGAGGCTACGTCGTTTGCTATATAGAGCACCAGAGATTGGGTAAAACTTTGCCCCTTTAACTTTTAGACCAGCTGAAGCTGAAGACAAGATATGGTAGAAAGTTTGGTTGAATGGTGACTGTGGAATGAATAGACAAATATTCTCGATGGGCTGATTGCAAGAAATTACCTTCAAACATCGTCAGTAAAGTTTTAGtgactgcctttttttttgcagtttctcCCATTTACTAAGGCATGACACACAAGTTGGAGAGATCTTGTTCTTGCAGgctaaggaacaccagatggcccGAATTTCTGGTCAGAACTATGGCGTCActgataattatatcgtggttttgggacgtaaagccccaTATATTATTACCATATTAGAGAACAAAAAGCAAGTTTGGTGTGTAGCTGAAAGAAATGAAGTTGCTAGATGAGAATGAGGGTCTTATGTGTGAATAGGTTGCAAAAAGCTGCTAACGACTAATGAAAACGAGTACAACTGATGACAGATTGCTGCCCTCGTTTGACGTAGCCAAAGTTAGGATAGACCAAATAGACGCCCAGCCTTTAGACCGACCAACAAGTTTCCACCTTAAGCTACCTTATGCAGTGTTCAGAAGTCGATCTGAATTTTTAGAAGCGTGGATGCTTGTTGAGAACGTTATGCCCCCCAGCGGCCTTGCTGTAAAGAAACAGCCGATATTTTAG is a genomic window containing:
- the LOC119171939 gene encoding uncharacterized protein LOC119171939 isoform X1, giving the protein MTCGRPDVKLRLPRLLLFSILILLHSFDFASAKEAELAREASGEPSTGDASDGDGSNSSRACASRWSPSRLVGEASAIWSNMARFRPAFLGGRDDNLPDHLGPVKQLFCRTGHNLAVFPAGTVYGTREAYNRYAAEGVELEERLEDGDVEEDTEPLGVVQGTQEHFAENAILELLSHDIGQVRIRGVETGLFVCMDAEGRVYAKKNRMDEEGIFYEMYEGGYNLYLSKLNKDKGWYLGIKKSGVPKPGPRTARGQKAVQFLPRAAKPRS
- the LOC119171939 gene encoding fibroblast growth factor 9 isoform X2, with amino-acid sequence MEEEEHRQDDDKREEAELAREASGEPSTGDASDGDGSNSSRACASRWSPSRLVGEASAIWSNMARFRPAFLGGRDDNLPDHLGPVKQLFCRTGHNLAVFPAGTVYGTREAYNRYEAAEGVELEERLEDGDVEEDTEPLGVVQGTQEHFAENAILELLSHDIGQVRIRGVETGLFVCMDAEGRVYAKKNRMDEEGIFYEMYEGGYNLYLSKLNKDKGWYLGIKKSGVPKPGPRTARGQKAVQFLPRAAKPRS